One window of the Babesia microti strain RI chromosome IV, complete genome genome contains the following:
- a CDS encoding hypothetical protein (overlaps_old_locusTagID:BBM_III06820): MPWSKYVAEFLNKKFPSEKEGIPNRSELVDEYFGQMFKSYAEVCISYTLASAASRGQDKITPQDLLISIDRLFPINTKGYEPEHISLMTQYSMARHNHRRKLAANRNLSKDRRIIKLKTSLNTSSTNTDAGATDNCGTRTSINNNLSNIGKNFSQKSWKKKIGHKDRLGNKIHAKTYHMQDYNCIVKPSKHIPLNQAFELL; the protein is encoded by the coding sequence ATGCCTTGGAGTAAGTACGTGGCAGAATTTCTGAACAAAAAGTTTCCCTCTGAAAAAGAAGGGATACCGAATAGATCTGAACTGGTGGATGAGTATTTTGGTCAAATGTTTAAGTCCTATGCTGAAGTATGCATTTCTTATACGTTGGCCTCCGCAGCTTCCAGGGGCCAGGATAAAATTACTCCTCAGGATctattaatttcaattgataGATTATTTCCTATAAACACCAAAGGATATGAGCCAGAGCATATATCACTAATGACTCAGTATTCCATGGCGCGTCATAACCATCGCAGAAAGCTGGCAGCCAATCGCAATTTAAGCAAGGATAGGAGGATTATAAAACTAAAAACGAGTCTAAACACCAGTTCAACTAACACTGATGCCGGTGCTACGGATAATTGTGGTACGCGGACAAGTATAAACAATAACCTTTCGaatattggtaaaaattTCTCCCAAAAAAGTTGGAAGAAAAAAATAGGGCATAAAGATCGATTGGGTAATAAAATACATGCCAAAACATATCATATGCAGGATTACAATTGCATCGTTAAGCCTAGTAAACACATACCCCTTAATCAAGCTTTTGAACTCCTTTGA